Proteins found in one Bacteroidales bacterium genomic segment:
- a CDS encoding C25 family cysteine peptidase — protein MGFIKIYRIVFILALFFTGTGQLLADGIALRQKGENKLEVIRNTADQLILLNSIAEINALKVQTEAGIFVQLGIPGYSYTEVTGEPQLPVNRRLIEVPAGSTPHVEIVSYAVEEYSLPGLGIQFPVFPDQPPCPKSSSTLPPFEYKITVYQQDDFWGQELVTVDVLGVLRGVRLGRVNICPFAYNPVKQILRVYHDLRVEITFPNADMAKTEQLKSLMENPYFRSVGNSLLNHKPFTRTDTIAQVPVKYVIVSDPMFQEQLQPFAEWKTKKGFQVMEAYTDDPLVGTTTASIKAFLQGLYEAGTTADPAPSFVLFVGDVAQVPAWNLSGESDREYCEYTGDLFPEVYYGRFSATNPDQLQPQIDKTLMYEQFTMPDPSYLGEVVMIGGMDGSFGHDWANGQITYGTENYFNEAHGILSHTYLYPNSGPSEDQIRQDISNGVAYANYTAHGSPSGWANPSFSTSDIASLQNEGKYGLLVGNACSTSEFATSACFAEEMLRAVDKGSIGYIGGSNSTYWDEDYYWGVGVGPISEDPPAYEETSLGAYDRMFHDHGENISDWYTTQDQMIYAGNLAVTEGSPSMAEYYWDIYNLMGDPSLTPYLGVPATLAVTYDQLMPLASTSFTITAEPNAYVAISRDNVLHGSAFANEEGVAVVTLTPITVPGTADVVVTAQNRQPHIGTVVVASPEGPYILMNAFQVNDATGNGNQLADYGEDVRLNITLKNVGSSDASNLTATLTTDDPFVDITEGVFNWPDIQSDSVSGQENVFMIHVQDSIPDLHKAVFTLELSDGSETWTSPIQFLIHAPLFIPGNYIIVDDIYGNGNGNLDAGEVADLYCEITNGGHASSGQVIAGMNCENEFIFLNSFTDQLTTIAAGETHQAHFTLTVDPAAPIGNVATFGLQITSDPYAAERSYQLKIGKISEDFETADFEAFNWALGGDAEWQVQEGGYSGNFCARSGAITHLQETVLMITIDVLTDDSIKFYRKVSSESGYDFLKFYIDGFMKAGWSGNQDWELVSFPVSQGTRTFRWIYSKDTYASSGSDCGWIDLIEFPAMATDPGPFSLYAFANPQQICQGSSAMLFAIPSGGTGTYSYAWEPSSSLNDPTIFNPLASPIDETEYTVTVTDGQETLSAEITVSLKPRPEAPSISQVDQMLVSSASEGNQWYREGVLIEGATGQSLLPPNTGEYWVTVTGDNGCESEPSNTIYYMYTSLGEPARSNTLEIYPNPFSELVQFRYALEEASPVRIRVYNLNGETVRILLNGEKMDKGTHTVTLSAEGLEPGVYYCRFESAGHIEVRKIILAK, from the coding sequence ATGGGATTCATAAAAATATACAGAATTGTCTTCATCCTTGCCCTGTTTTTCACCGGGACCGGCCAGCTGCTGGCTGACGGGATTGCCTTGAGGCAGAAGGGCGAAAATAAACTGGAAGTGATCAGGAACACTGCTGATCAGCTCATCCTTCTGAACAGCATCGCCGAGATCAATGCGCTGAAAGTGCAGACTGAAGCAGGCATTTTCGTCCAGCTGGGCATTCCGGGTTATTCGTACACGGAAGTGACCGGCGAACCGCAATTACCGGTCAACCGACGGCTGATCGAAGTACCTGCCGGATCCACTCCTCACGTTGAAATCGTCAGCTATGCCGTTGAGGAGTATTCCTTACCCGGGCTCGGGATCCAGTTTCCTGTATTCCCCGACCAGCCTCCCTGTCCCAAATCCTCCTCAACCCTTCCTCCTTTTGAATACAAAATAACGGTTTATCAACAAGATGACTTCTGGGGACAGGAGCTTGTCACAGTGGATGTACTGGGCGTGCTCAGGGGTGTACGGCTGGGCAGGGTGAACATCTGTCCTTTCGCTTATAATCCTGTTAAACAAATACTTCGTGTCTATCATGATCTTCGGGTGGAGATCACCTTCCCGAATGCGGACATGGCAAAAACAGAGCAGCTGAAATCCCTGATGGAGAATCCCTATTTCAGGTCGGTCGGTAACTCGCTGTTAAATCATAAACCGTTCACCAGGACCGACACCATCGCCCAGGTTCCCGTTAAATATGTCATTGTTTCGGACCCGATGTTTCAGGAGCAGCTGCAGCCCTTCGCTGAATGGAAGACCAAAAAGGGATTCCAAGTGATGGAGGCATACACCGATGATCCGCTGGTAGGGACAACCACCGCGTCCATCAAGGCATTTCTGCAGGGATTGTATGAAGCGGGCACAACCGCCGATCCCGCACCCTCCTTTGTCCTGTTCGTTGGTGATGTTGCCCAGGTGCCGGCCTGGAACCTCAGCGGTGAATCTGACCGTGAATACTGTGAATACACCGGTGATCTTTTCCCGGAGGTGTATTACGGACGTTTTTCGGCCACCAATCCCGATCAGTTGCAGCCACAGATCGACAAGACCCTGATGTACGAACAGTTCACCATGCCCGATCCTTCCTACCTGGGAGAGGTGGTCATGATCGGAGGCATGGATGGGTCTTTCGGACATGATTGGGCAAACGGGCAGATCACTTACGGTACGGAAAATTATTTCAACGAAGCCCACGGCATCCTTTCGCACACTTATCTGTATCCCAATTCAGGACCGAGCGAGGATCAGATCCGCCAGGATATCAGCAACGGAGTTGCCTACGCAAATTATACTGCCCACGGCAGTCCGAGCGGATGGGCAAATCCTTCTTTTTCGACATCGGATATTGCTTCGCTGCAAAATGAGGGCAAGTATGGGCTATTGGTTGGTAATGCCTGTTCAACAAGCGAGTTTGCGACCAGTGCCTGTTTTGCAGAAGAAATGCTGAGGGCTGTCGATAAAGGCTCAATCGGTTATATCGGAGGCTCAAACAGTACGTACTGGGATGAGGATTATTACTGGGGAGTGGGCGTCGGTCCCATTTCCGAAGATCCGCCCGCATATGAAGAAACATCCCTGGGAGCCTATGACCGGATGTTCCACGATCACGGCGAGAACATTTCAGACTGGTATACGACGCAGGATCAGATGATCTATGCCGGCAACCTGGCCGTAACGGAAGGGTCACCCAGCATGGCTGAATATTACTGGGACATCTACAACCTGATGGGTGATCCTTCGCTCACACCTTACCTGGGTGTTCCGGCAACACTGGCAGTCACCTACGATCAGCTCATGCCCCTGGCCTCCACCTCTTTCACCATCACTGCAGAACCCAATGCCTATGTGGCGATATCCAGGGATAACGTGCTCCACGGCTCCGCTTTTGCCAATGAGGAAGGTGTCGCCGTAGTGACACTCACACCCATCACCGTTCCCGGCACTGCGGATGTTGTCGTGACAGCCCAGAACCGACAGCCCCATATCGGCACCGTCGTGGTTGCCTCACCGGAAGGTCCATACATTCTGATGAATGCATTCCAGGTAAATGATGCAACCGGTAACGGCAATCAGCTGGCCGATTATGGCGAAGATGTCAGGCTGAACATTACTCTGAAGAACGTCGGAAGCTCTGACGCCAGTAACCTGACAGCGACGCTGACCACGGATGATCCCTTTGTTGACATTACCGAGGGTGTCTTCAACTGGCCGGATATCCAGAGTGACTCCGTCTCCGGTCAGGAAAACGTCTTTATGATCCATGTGCAGGATTCCATTCCGGATCTTCATAAAGCGGTTTTCACCCTTGAACTGTCCGACGGCAGTGAAACCTGGACCTCCCCGATCCAATTCTTGATCCATGCTCCGCTGTTCATCCCGGGGAATTATATCATTGTTGACGACATCTATGGTAATGGTAACGGCAACCTGGATGCCGGTGAAGTTGCCGATCTGTATTGTGAGATCACCAACGGCGGGCACGCTTCATCCGGGCAGGTTATAGCGGGGATGAACTGTGAGAACGAATTCATTTTCCTGAATTCCTTCACCGACCAGCTTACCACGATTGCAGCAGGGGAAACACATCAGGCCCATTTCACGTTAACGGTGGATCCGGCTGCCCCGATCGGCAATGTGGCCACATTCGGCCTGCAGATCACCAGTGATCCTTACGCTGCGGAGAGATCTTATCAGCTTAAGATCGGTAAAATCAGCGAGGACTTTGAAACGGCTGATTTTGAAGCTTTTAACTGGGCACTGGGCGGTGATGCTGAATGGCAGGTCCAGGAAGGTGGATATTCCGGAAATTTCTGTGCGCGCTCCGGGGCCATCACCCATCTCCAGGAAACGGTCCTGATGATCACCATTGATGTTTTAACCGACGACTCGATCAAATTTTACCGGAAAGTCTCATCCGAATCCGGATATGATTTCCTGAAATTCTACATTGATGGCTTCATGAAGGCTGGATGGTCGGGAAACCAGGACTGGGAGCTGGTCTCTTTTCCGGTGTCGCAGGGAACACGGACCTTCCGGTGGATCTATAGCAAAGACACCTATGCATCCTCGGGCAGCGACTGCGGGTGGATCGACCTGATCGAGTTCCCGGCCATGGCCACCGATCCGGGTCCCTTCAGCCTCTATGCCTTTGCCAACCCGCAGCAGATCTGCCAGGGATCTTCCGCCATGCTGTTTGCCATCCCCAGCGGGGGAACAGGAACGTATTCGTATGCGTGGGAACCATCCTCTTCCTTAAATGATCCGACCATCTTTAACCCGCTGGCTTCTCCGATAGATGAAACCGAATATACGGTTACGGTCACCGATGGGCAGGAGACCCTTTCGGCCGAAATCACCGTGAGCCTGAAGCCCAGGCCAGAAGCCCCTTCCATCTCACAGGTGGACCAAATGCTTGTATCCAGTGCATCCGAAGGGAACCAGTGGTACCGGGAAGGTGTGCTGATCGAGGGGGCCACCGGCCAATCCCTTCTTCCACCCAATACAGGTGAGTACTGGGTAACGGTCACCGGGGATAATGGCTGTGAATCGGAACCATCCAATACGATTTACTATATGTATACATCCCTGGGTGAGCCTGCCAGGTCGAACACACTGGAAATTTACCCCAATCCCTTCAGTGAACTTGTCCAGTTCCGCTATGCGCTGGAGGAAGCATCTCCTGTCAGGATCCGTGTATACAATCTAAACGGGGAAACGGTCAGAATACTCCTCAACGGGGAAAAAATGGACAAGGGAACCCATACCGTCACTTTATCGGCAGAAGGACTGGAACCGGGCGTCTATTATTGCCGGTTTGAATCGGCCGGACATATTGAGGTGAGGAAAATAATTCTTGCCAAATAA